One Augochlora pura isolate Apur16 chromosome 10, APUR_v2.2.1, whole genome shotgun sequence DNA window includes the following coding sequences:
- the Pasi1 gene encoding septate junction component pasiflora 1 isoform X3 produces MAVLESCWSPFVWTNSVKTGCKAIAFYTIAICIILITLVSYQLQGGDSSQLYNPLFEADVRGSMQVVGGFFIAYFVLLIISSILMVHGVRERIRGWLLPWLILWFIACTFELVFGLWLVGGYYIYLEAAFAAMCLWLWMSYNVYCWFVVLSMYKIFEKLQSPNIELLWP; encoded by the exons atggcaGTTTTGGAATCGTGTTGGTCACCATTTGTTTGGACTAATAGTGTCAAGACAGGATGCAAAGCAATTGCATTTTACACAATT GCAATCTGTATAATCCTTATTACACTAGTCTCCTATCAGTTGCAAGGAGGAGATTCGTCACAACTGTATAATCCTTTATTCGAGGCTGATGTCAGAGGAT CAATGCAAGTTGTTGGAGGCTTTTTCATCGCTTACTTTGTTCTTCTCATCATATCATCAATATTAATGGTACATGGAGTAAGGGAGAGAATACGAGGCTGGTTGTTGCCTTGGCTTATCTTATGGTTCATCGCGTGTACCTTTGAATTAGTTTTTGGGCTTTGGCTCGTGGGAGGATACTATATCTAT CTTGAAGCAGCATTTGCAGCAATGTGTTTATGGCTTTGGATGTCGTATAAT GTATATTGTTGGTTCGTTGTTTTGtctatgtacaaaatatttgaaaagctGCAGTCTCCAAATATAGAGCTGTTGTGGCCCTAA
- the Pasi1 gene encoding septate junction component pasiflora 1 isoform X4 translates to MAVLESCWSPFVWTNSVKTGCKAIAFYTIAICIILITLVSYQLQGGDSSQLYNPLFEADVRGSMQVVGGFFIAYFVLLIISSILMVHGVRERIRGWLLPWLILWFIACTFELVFGLWLVGGYYIYLEAAFAAMCLWLWMSYNQPHRMYCGKRPSVVLLCCIPTPP, encoded by the exons atggcaGTTTTGGAATCGTGTTGGTCACCATTTGTTTGGACTAATAGTGTCAAGACAGGATGCAAAGCAATTGCATTTTACACAATT GCAATCTGTATAATCCTTATTACACTAGTCTCCTATCAGTTGCAAGGAGGAGATTCGTCACAACTGTATAATCCTTTATTCGAGGCTGATGTCAGAGGAT CAATGCAAGTTGTTGGAGGCTTTTTCATCGCTTACTTTGTTCTTCTCATCATATCATCAATATTAATGGTACATGGAGTAAGGGAGAGAATACGAGGCTGGTTGTTGCCTTGGCTTATCTTATGGTTCATCGCGTGTACCTTTGAATTAGTTTTTGGGCTTTGGCTCGTGGGAGGATACTATATCTAT CTTGAAGCAGCATTTGCAGCAATGTGTTTATGGCTTTGGATGTCGTATAAT CAACCCCACCGGATGTATTGCGGCAAACGACCATCGGTAGTCTTATTGTGTTGTATACCGACACCACCATGA